The Thermogemmatispora onikobensis DNA segment GCGGCGATCTCTATGGACTATTTGCGGCCCTGACTGGTTTGGAGAAAGAGCTGTTCTCGGGGGCTATTCGGCGCCTGGTGATCAATTTGAGTTTGACCACCTTGCCCGATGCTCGCCGTCTGCCTTATGTCTGGTTCGATGATCGCCGTTGGCCGAGTCGGGGGTTAGCCAGTGTGATGAGCGTCCTGACGCTGCTAGAGGATGGGCTGCGTCTCCTGTTTGAAAGCCTTTATGCCCAGGGGGCCTTGCTCGTTGCAGCTGCGGGAAACGATTCGTGGCCGGAGGCTCGCCAGGAGAAGCGGCGAAGACCGCCGCGAGCTCCGGCGCGCTATGCAACAGTGGTCAGTGTGACCTCAGTCAACAGCCGCTTCGAGCCATCCCAATTTGCTAATGCCGCTGCGATGCCGCCAGTGAATGGCGGCGTGGCTACTTTCGGGGGTGATGTTGAGGGGGTGAGAGATAGTAATGATCTGCCCGATGCTGTCAGGGGGGTCTATATTTCACCAACATTCCCCACCGGTGAGCCGAACGCCACTGGCTGGGCAGATTGGTCAGGCTCCTCGTTTGCCACGCCTATCGTCAGCGGTCTTGCCGCCCATTTACTCGCTCAGAGCTGGTCTGCAGCCAATACCATGCTACGGATGACTTCCACTGGTGAGTGGCATGGTGGTCTGCTCTATGGTTCCCCACCGGAGATACCGGCGTTGCTGGCTAATCTGATCCGTGTCCGGCAACGCTTTGGTCTCTAGCGCCGGCTACTTGCTCTTACTGACTGCCAGGATTGAGCGGGAGCTGATCACCTCTGCCCCAGCTCTGGGCTGGCTAGCTGGCTGGCTGGCTCAGAGCGTGAGGCCAGGGCCCTTTCCCTTGACGCTGTAGACCTCGTGGGATATAATAAGGGGCAACTGGGTGCTTGAAGTGTCTTCATAGGAGGCCTGACACGTGTCTGTTGGATGCGTGGGGCCCACCGTGGTGGGCTTGAGGTGAGCAAGCAGGTTCTACTTTTGGGAGAGAGAGACTTATGATCGAGCAGAAGCAGCAGCAAAAGAGCGAAAGCAGCGTGGTGACGCTAACTCCTCTGGCAGTGGAGAAGATCCGCGAGCTCCTGCAGCAGGAGAACGATCCTAATCTGGGCTTGCGTATCTTCGTTGCCAGCGGTGGCTGCTCCGGCCTCCAGTATGGCATGACCCTGGATGAGGAGCAGGAAGGCGATATGGTCATTTCCCAGGGCGATTTCAAGGTCCTCATCGATGAGATGAGCCTGGATTATGTCAACGGCAGCGAGATCGACTACGTTGATAGCCTGATGGGGGCCGGCTTTACGGTGAACAATCCAAATGCCGTGACGACCTGCAGCTGTGGCCACTCCTTTAGGACGGCCAGTGGTGGCGGCGAGCCACGTGGCTGCGCTTGCAGTCGCTAGCCTCGCTCGCTCCTGGCGCTACCTCGTTGAATAACGCTAGTGTAGCGCCTTCTTTTTTCTTTGCCGCATGACAAGACATGGTTGATACGATCGTGAAGTCAGGGGCCTCACCCAACGTATGTTGTAGTGAGGCCCCTTCATACTTGTTTGTCAGCCTCCACGGGCAAGCGGACCTGAACCCCGCTCTCCTGGCTGTATCGGTCGATCAATGATCTGGAAGGCTTCTGCTGCAAAAGAGGAGTTTGCATGAGCAGACGTTTCGCCTATCGTCCACGCTATTTCTCTCTCTCTCACCGCCAGATCCGTACCCTTTCCAAGGATCAGCGCACTCTTTTCCCTCGCCAGTGGCCTGGGTGGCAGCAGCCCCTGCGCTCTTCGCTAGAGCGCGGCCCTCTTCCCCAGCCTCATCTGCCTTTTTCTCCCTTTGTACACTCACTGGCTCTGCCCCAGTTTCCTCCTCTCTGGTGGCGAGGGGCGCGGCCTGCTCCGTGCCCGCTTTTCCCCAAGAAAAAAGGTTGAGGCTTGCGCATGGGCCACCTCTGCGCAGACCCCAACCGTGATCCCAGATCTTTTCTCCCAGACACTGACTGCGGGGCTTGCTGGCTGGTTGGCTCGCCGGCTGGCGTTCCAATCCAGCCTACCCCGGGCAGATCTCTGGGTTCTATCTACGCCACCTCTAGTATGGCCTGACACCTCCATTATAGTAATTCCTTGAAAGCTCTGCAAGAAGGTAGGACTCATGGAGTGGCTTGCTTCTCTCATGAGAAGCGGCTACTCTAAAGGATGCCTATTGTCTGGGTACTGTGGTCAGGCGCAATTGTCTCGATCTCATTCACCACGTACCGCTGTTTTATCTATTGGATGATTGTCATCCTCCTCCTCCATTGCATCCAGGCGACGCTTGAGCTCCGCGGCGAAGGCCGCGAGGTAGGTCGTGCGGCTGGTGATGTGCGTGCCTGGCAGCTCCTGGCTATCGATGCGCCCCCGGCCTTCCTGCTGATGGCGCCGGGCGAAGGCAAGCCAGGGTTTACGGCGCCAGCGCTCTTCTTCGGCGGCCCAGAAAAAGGTGATGTCCCCATAATAAGGGCCTGAACGGTAGCGCGTGAGTATCCAGCTACACGTGCTTGTCCAGTGCTGGCGCCCCTCATTGGGTGGAGGGGGAGCGTTCTCTCGTTGACCTTTCCGCCAGCGGGCGAGCTGATAGCGCCAGAGACTGTAGCGGTACCGCCAGCGGCGGAAGTGCTCCAGCTGTTGCTGCTCGTTGTGCTGCAGCAGAGTGCCCAGGACTCTGATGAAGGAGCAGGCCAGGCGGGCGCGGCTCCATCCATGCTCGGGGGCGGTGGGATCGATGAGCACGAGTAGCTCAACCTTTTCCCCCATCGCTTGCAGCTGGCGCGCCATTTCATAGGCTACCAGGCCGCCGTTGCACCAACCAGCCAGGCGGTAAGGCCCGCTAGGCTGAATCCGGCGGATCGCCTCAATGTGAGCGGCGGCCATCTCTTCAAAGCTCGGTGGTGGGGCCTCCTGGGGGAAGCGGTAGGGTTCAACAGCGTAGAAAGGCTGGTCTTCTCCCAGGTGCTTTGCCAGCTCGATGCAGTAGAAGGCTCCACCGGTCCAGTCGCCGTGAAGGTAGAAAAGCGGTCGCTTCTTTCCCTGGCGTTGTAAGGCGATGATGGGGGTGCGTGAATCTTCCTGAGATGCACCCTCTTCAATGGCTTTGGCCAGCCTCTCTATGGTCGGCTCCTGGAAGAAGAGGGAGAGCGGTAGTTGCTTGCCAAGCTGCTGCTCGATACGGGCGAAGAGGCGAGCGGCAAGTAAGGAATGGCCCCCGATCTCGAAGAAGTTGTCGCGGGTACCGATTGGCTGAACGTTGAGCAGCTCCTCCCAGATCTGCATGAGCTGCTGCTCTAGGAGAGTACGCGGGGTTGCCTCCCCCTCTTGCTCGCTCTCATGGGCGGGAGCTGGTAGCGAGGCAAGGGCCTGGCGGTCAATCTTGCCGGTAGGAGTGTGCGGGAGGGAGTCCAGAATGATGAAAGAGGCAGGGACCATATAGGCGGGTAGCCGCTCGGAGAGGAAGGAGCGGACGGTGCTGGGGGTGAGCTGGGTGCCGGGGCGGGGGGAGACGAAGGCGACGAGGCGAGCGGAAGAGGGGTCATCAGAGGAAGGCTGGTGCAGGAGGACGGCGGCCTCCTGGAGGGCAGGATGAGAAGAGAGGAGGGCCTCGATTTCGCCGAGTTCGATGCGGAAGCCGCGGAGCTTGACCTGCTGGTCGAGGCGGCCCAGGAAGAGGAGGGAGCCGTCAGGGAGCCAGCGGACGAGGTCGCCGGTGCGGTAGAGGCGGGCGTGAGGGTCGGAGGAGAAGGGGTCGGGCAGGAAGCGGGAGGCAGAGAGGGAGGGCTGGCGGAAGTAGCCGGGGGAGACGGAAGGGCCGCCGATGAAGAGTTCGCCGGGGACGCCGATGGGGACGGGCTGGAAGGAGGGATCGAGGACATAGAGGCGGCAGTGGGGGAGAGGGCGCCCGATGGGGGAGGAAGGGAAGGAGTCGGAAGGGGAGCAGAGGTGGACGGAGGCCCAGACGGTGGCTTCGGAGGGGCCGTATTCGTTGAAGAGGGGGGTGTGAGGGAGGCGGGCATAGTGCTCGCGAACGAGGGTCTGGGGGCAGGCTTCCCCCCCGATGATTACACAGCGCAGGGAAGCGAGCTGAGAAGGAGCCGCATCTTCCAGAATCTGGCGGTAGAGGGAGGGCACGACGAGTAAATGCGAAGCCTGAGCCTGCTCTAAGAATGCAGGCAGTTGACTGAGATTTCTCTTCTGTTCTTCGGCTAGCAGTATTACCTTGCCTCCTACGCACAGTGTCCAGAAAACGCCTGCCAGGGCGCTATCGAAGGTGAGGGAGAGCAAGGGAACATGGACCCTGGGGGGAAGCGACTTGTAATACTCCAGGCGTGAGGTGAGCGAGGCCATGAGGTTGGCGTGAGAGATGGAGACGGCTTTCGGGGAGCCGGTGGAGCCGGAGGTGAAGATGAGGTAGGCGAGCTGGTCGGGGGAGCCGGACCAGGGGAGGTTGTCGGCGGGGAGGGAGGCGAGCTGTGCCTGTGTCTCGGTGGCATCCAGACAGAGCACCAGGCAAGAAGTGGCCAGAGGCGGCAAGGAGGTTATGAGGGACTGGGTTGTCAGCAAAAGGGGAGGTTGCAGCTCATCTAAAAGCGCCTGTAAGCGCGCTGGGGGAGTGGTAGGGTCCAGAGGTACGAAGCAGCCACCAGCCTTGAGAATGGCCAGGAGTCCTACGACGAAGCTGGATGAGGCAGACAGAAAGAGCGGAACGGGTGTATTGGCGCTGAGGCCGAGGGAGAGCAGGAGGCGGGCGAGCTGGTTGGCCTGGCAGTTGAGGGTTTGATAGGAGAGGGAAGAGCCGGAGGCTGGCTCCAGCAAGGCGCAGGAGGAGGGGGCACGGTGGGCCTGGGCTTCGAAGAGGAGATGGATGGCCGGAGCAGGAGCGGGAGGCAGGGGCTGGGGAGAGGAGCTGAAGGAAGCGAGGAGGAGGCGCTCCTCATCGCTGAGGAGAGGGAAGGAAGCGAGCGAGCGGGAGGGATCGGAGATAAGGGAGGAGAGCACAGTCTGCCAGTGGCGGGCGAGCCGGGCGATGGTCTCCTCCTCGAACAGATCCTGGCTGTACTCAAAGCAACCGGTCAGAGTTCCGTTGGCGCGTTCCTCCAGGCTCAAGGTCAAATCGAATCTGCTTGTGCCGTTATCGATGGCCAACTCTTGAATCTGCCATGCGTTGCTGGCCAGTCTGCGATAGGAATTCATGGCCATCGCTACCTGAAACAGGGGGTTACCTGTAGCCGTCCATTGTGAGTGCAGGCGTCTGACCAACAGAGGAAGTGGCAGGTCATCATGTGCCAGGGTTTGGGCCAGAGCCTCGCGAGTTCTCTGGATAAGCTCGTGTCCGCTCAGATGATCAGGATCAGTGATGCAGCTACGCAGTGGAACAGCGTTGAGAAAATAGCCGGGGATCTCCTCAAACTCTGGTCTCTTGTGGCGATTCGTGCTGAATGTTCCAATGAGAAAGTCCTCCTGCTGACTATAGCGGTAGAGGAGAATCTGGAAGGCGGCCAGCAGCACTGTATAGAGGCTGACTCCCTCCTGGCGAGCCAGCTGGTGTAAATCCGAAGCAAGCTCGGGAGACACTGAGAAGTAGTAACTGCCACCCCGGTAGTGGAACGTGGGCGGGCGTGGATGGTCAGCTGGCAATGCGAGCGTGGTCGGGACATTGTGCAGGTACTCTTGCCAGAAGGCAAAAAGCTGCTCCAGGCGTTCGGGGGTCAGGTGGGCCTGCTCCCAGAGGACATAGTCGGCATACTGACAGCGGGGCGCCAGCAGATCAGGCTGCTGGCCCTGACTGTACGCTTTGTAGAGCTGCTCAAGCTCGGTTGGCAAGACAGTATAGAGGGTTTGAGCGTCGGCGATGATGTGGTGAATAACCAGGCCAAGCCAGTGGAGCTGAGGAGAGAAGCGTAGGAGGAAAGCGCGCAACAGGGGGACCTGAGAGAGATCGAACGGGAGGCGTATCTGTTGCTCGATCAGAGAACGAGCGGCGGTGAACTGCTCGGGGGCGGACAGGGACGAGAAATCGGTCACAGGGAGAGGGAGCGCAGGGCAAGGTTGCACCACCTGTGCCGGGGTCTCGCCCAGAGAGGGGAAAGATGAGCGCCAGAGGTGGTGGCGACGTACGAATGCCTCAAGGCTCTGTTGAAGAGCCTTCTCATCCAGGTCTCCAGCAATACGGATGACCAGTGGGATTGTATACAAGGGCCTCTCTTTGAATAGCTGGGAGAGGAACCAGAGCTGTTGCTGGCCATAAGAGAGAGGGGCCGGCTGCTCTGGATCGTGGTGAGGCAGTGCTGGCAACGCTGCGGGATCTGCCGGTGTCTCCCGAGAGCGTTCCTCTGCGGCTCCTGCTTTCGCATGCTGTAGTTCCTTCTCGATTAGCTTGGCGAGCTCTGCGATAGTTGGATGCTTAAAAAGCGTGCTCAGATTGAGCCGCACACCGTAGCGTTGCTCAATGCGCGCGAAGAGTTGGGCGGCAAGTAGGGAATGACCACCCAAGGAGAAGAAGTTATCTTGGAGACTGGGCGAGTGGACCTGGAGCAACTCTTCCCAAAGTTGGGCTATTGTTGTCTCTATTGAGTTGCTGGGTGATAGCTTCTCTTCGCTCTCGGCCTCGCTCATCTCTGGCAGAGGCAGGGCAGCCAGGGAGAGACGGTCAATCTTGCCGGTAGGAGTGTGCGGGAGGGAGTCCAGAATGATGAAAGAGGCAGGGACCATATAGGCGGGTAGCCGCTCGGAGAGGAAGGAGCGGACGGTGCTGGGGGTGAGCTGGGTGCCGGGGCGGGGGGAGACGAAGGCGACGAGGCGAGCGGAAGAGGGGTCATCAGAGGAAGGCTGGTGCAGGAGGACGGCGGCCTCCTGGAGGGCAGGATGAGAAGAGAGGAGGGCCTCGATTTCGCCGAGTTCGATGCGGAAGCCGCGGAGCTTGACCTGCTGGTCGAGGCGGCCCAGGAAGAGGAGGGAGCCGTCAGGGAGCCAGCGGACGAGGTCGCCGGTGCGGTAGAGGCGGGCGTGAGGGTCGGAGGAGAAGGGGTCGGGCAGGAAGTGGGAGGCAGAGAGGGAGGGCTGGCGGAAGTAGCCGGGGGAGACGGAAGGGCCGCCGATGAAGAGTTCGCCGGGGACGCCGATGGGGACGGGCTGGAAGGAGGGATCGAGGACATAGAGGCGGCAGTGGGGGAGAGGGCGCCCGATGGGGGAGGAAGGGAAGGGGTCGGAAGGGGAGCAGAGGTGGACGGAGGCCCAGACGGTGGCTTCGGAGGGGCCGTATTCGTTGAAGAGGGGGGTGTGAGGGAGGCGGGCATAGTGCGCGTGGACCAGTGCCTGCGGGCAAGGTTCGCCAGCGACGATGCAGCAGCGCAGGGAAGCGAGTTGAGCGGGGGAGGAGAGTTCTAGGAGGAAGCGGTAGAGGGAAGGGACGGCGAGCAAGTGGGAGATGTCAGCCTGTTGGAGCAAGGAGGGGAGCAGGGAGAGGTGGTCGGAGAGGGGGGAAGGAGG contains these protein-coding regions:
- the erpA gene encoding iron-sulfur cluster insertion protein ErpA, with amino-acid sequence MIEQKQQQKSESSVVTLTPLAVEKIRELLQQENDPNLGLRIFVASGGCSGLQYGMTLDEEQEGDMVISQGDFKVLIDEMSLDYVNGSEIDYVDSLMGAGFTVNNPNAVTTCSCGHSFRTASGGGEPRGCACSR
- a CDS encoding non-ribosomal peptide synthetase codes for the protein MLEPASGSSLSYQTLNCQANQLARLLLSLGLSPSSPVALLLPPSPSFFVSLLAVLKAGSFYLPLDPSTPPARLTSLLSQVQPSFLLTCQSLAPSLPSLPADTTLLCLDSPDTLTLLASLPSDNLPWSGSPDQLAYLIFTSGSTGSPKAVSISHANLLASTLSRLLFYHHLPPSRFLLLSPCSFDSSVAGIFWSLCSGATLVLPPSPLSDHLSLLPSLLQQADISHLLAVPSLYRFLLELSSPAQLASLRCCIVAGEPCPQALVHAHYARLPHTPLFNEYGPSEATVWASVHLCSPSDPFPSSPIGRPLPHCRLYVLDPSFQPVPIGVPGELFIGGPSVSPGYFRQPSLSASHFLPDPFSSDPHARLYRTGDLVRWLPDGSLLFLGRLDQQVKLRGFRIELGEIEALLSSHPALQEAAVLLHQPSSDDPSSARLVAFVSPRPGTQLTPSTVRSFLSERLPAYMVPASFIILDSLPHTPTGKIDRLSLAALPLPEMSEAESEEKLSPSNSIETTIAQLWEELLQVHSPSLQDNFFSLGGHSLLAAQLFARIEQRYGVRLNLSTLFKHPTIAELAKLIEKELQHAKAGAAEERSRETPADPAALPALPHHDPEQPAPLSYGQQQLWFLSQLFKERPLYTIPLVIRIAGDLDEKALQQSLEAFVRRHHLWRSSFPSLGETPAQVVQPCPALPLPVTDFSSLSAPEQFTAARSLIEQQIRLPFDLSQVPLLRAFLLRFSPQLHWLGLVIHHIIADAQTLYTVLPTELEQLYKAYSQGQQPDLLAPRCQYADYVLWEQAHLTPERLEQLFAFWQEYLHNVPTTLALPADHPRPPTFHYRGGSYYFSVSPELASDLHQLARQEGVSLYTVLLAAFQILLYRYSQQEDFLIGTFSTNRHKRPEFEEIPGYFLNAVPLRSCITDPDHLSGHELIQRTREALAQTLAHDDLPLPLLVRRLHSQWTATGNPLFQVAMAMNSYRRLASNAWQIQELAIDNGTSRFDLTLSLEERANGTLTGCFEYSQDLFEEETIARLARHWQTVLSSLISDPSRSLASFPLLSDEERLLLASFSSSPQPLPPAPAPAIHLLFEAQAHRAPSSCALLEPASGSSLSYQTLNCQANQLARLLLSLGLSANTPVPLFLSASSSFVVGLLAILKAGGCFVPLDPTTPPARLQALLDELQPPLLLTTQSLITSLPPLATSCLVLCLDATETQAQLASLPADNLPWSGSPDQLAYLIFTSGSTGSPKAVSISHANLMASLTSRLEYYKSLPPRVHVPLLSLTFDSALAGVFWTLCVGGKVILLAEEQKRNLSQLPAFLEQAQASHLLVVPSLYRQILEDAAPSQLASLRCVIIGGEACPQTLVREHYARLPHTPLFNEYGPSEATVWASVHLCSPSDSFPSSPIGRPLPHCRLYVLDPSFQPVPIGVPGELFIGGPSVSPGYFRQPSLSASRFLPDPFSSDPHARLYRTGDLVRWLPDGSLLFLGRLDQQVKLRGFRIELGEIEALLSSHPALQEAAVLLHQPSSDDPSSARLVAFVSPRPGTQLTPSTVRSFLSERLPAYMVPASFIILDSLPHTPTGKIDRQALASLPAPAHESEQEGEATPRTLLEQQLMQIWEELLNVQPIGTRDNFFEIGGHSLLAARLFARIEQQLGKQLPLSLFFQEPTIERLAKAIEEGASQEDSRTPIIALQRQGKKRPLFYLHGDWTGGAFYCIELAKHLGEDQPFYAVEPYRFPQEAPPPSFEEMAAAHIEAIRRIQPSGPYRLAGWCNGGLVAYEMARQLQAMGEKVELLVLIDPTAPEHGWSRARLACSFIRVLGTLLQHNEQQQLEHFRRWRYRYSLWRYQLARWRKGQRENAPPPPNEGRQHWTSTCSWILTRYRSGPYYGDITFFWAAEEERWRRKPWLAFARRHQQEGRGRIDSQELPGTHITSRTTYLAAFAAELKRRLDAMEEEDDNHPIDKTAVRGE